The following are from one region of the Stanieria cyanosphaera PCC 7437 genome:
- a CDS encoding glycoside hydrolase family 10 protein, with translation MKYSVGWVISFHADKILRLKRKLIHQYWLLPLFTLSLLLTTFFPLSSTQACNFNQAARELRGVWLTNIDSDVLFSPQTTTKAIARLAQSNFNTLYPTVWNWGYTLYPSEVAHKITGVSLDTTEGLQGRDVLQEIIQQGHQQKMSVIPWFEFGFMAPADSELAKQHPQWLTQRHDGSTIWWEGKVHQRVWLNPLNPEVQKFITDLIVEIVSNYDVDGIQLDDHFGYPAEFGYDPLTIKLYQQEHEGKSPPNDPTDAEWIRWRADQITAYMKQLFQAIKQANPQAIVSLSPNPQKFSLESFLLDWHQWEQAGLIEELIIQVYRQDLDSFVRELEQPEVITASNHIPVSIGILSGLKGRWVSLAQIKQQVEATRDRNLAGVSFFFYESLWNMALEAPETRQTLLKSLFTPKLERPSLLDCQSATNG, from the coding sequence ATGAAATATTCTGTCGGCTGGGTAATTAGTTTCCATGCAGACAAAATCTTAAGGTTAAAGAGAAAATTAATTCATCAGTATTGGTTATTACCTCTCTTTACTTTAAGTTTACTGCTGACGACATTTTTCCCTCTTAGTTCAACTCAAGCTTGTAATTTTAATCAAGCTGCCAGAGAATTAAGAGGAGTTTGGCTAACCAATATAGATAGTGATGTTCTCTTTTCTCCTCAAACCACTACTAAAGCGATCGCTCGTTTAGCTCAATCAAATTTTAATACTCTTTATCCTACCGTTTGGAATTGGGGTTATACTCTTTATCCTTCAGAAGTTGCCCACAAGATAACTGGAGTTTCTCTAGATACTACAGAAGGGTTACAAGGAAGAGACGTACTACAAGAAATCATTCAACAGGGACATCAACAAAAAATGTCCGTTATTCCTTGGTTTGAATTTGGTTTTATGGCACCGGCTGATTCAGAGTTAGCCAAACAACATCCTCAATGGCTTACTCAACGGCATGATGGTAGTACAATTTGGTGGGAAGGCAAAGTTCATCAACGAGTTTGGCTCAATCCTTTAAATCCAGAAGTACAAAAATTTATTACCGATTTAATCGTTGAAATTGTTAGTAATTATGATGTAGATGGTATTCAACTAGATGATCATTTTGGCTATCCTGCCGAGTTTGGCTATGATCCGCTTACTATAAAACTATATCAACAGGAACACGAAGGCAAATCTCCGCCAAACGACCCTACCGATGCAGAATGGATTCGTTGGCGAGCAGATCAAATCACTGCTTATATGAAACAACTGTTTCAAGCAATTAAACAAGCTAATCCTCAGGCAATTGTATCTTTATCTCCTAATCCACAAAAATTTTCTCTTGAATCCTTTTTGTTAGATTGGCATCAATGGGAACAAGCGGGATTAATTGAGGAATTAATCATTCAAGTATATCGTCAAGATTTAGATAGTTTCGTTCGTGAATTAGAACAACCAGAAGTAATTACTGCTAGTAATCATATTCCCGTAAGCATTGGTATTTTATCTGGTTTAAAAGGTCGTTGGGTAAGTCTAGCTCAAATTAAACAACAAGTAGAAGCTACACGCGATCGCAATTTAGCTGGAGTATCCTTTTTCTTTTACGAAAGTCTTTGGAATATGGCTTTAGAAGCACCTGAAACTCGACAAACCCTCTTAAAATCCCTTTTTACCCCTAAACTCGAACGTCCCAGTCTTTTAGATTGTCAGAGCGCAACCAATGGATAG
- a CDS encoding cyclic nucleotide-binding domain-containing protein translates to MDSKLKFLTDDDYQLLLEKAQITTYQKNTNILEEGHLSTAIYILRKGSARVEHSSLGKGVAISFLFPGDIFGEMSFIEDTPTSATIIAEEEVEVFVLENTTLYSLLVSIPGLSARFYQSLANNLSHRLRETSLLVSSLLNKFNFEIESQTKRTGYPGQNNIPAELISEIELFKDNLVEIEQSLRAKKINLEEAQHSISHGCNLIFSSLREYIIQNQEIEQAIGTYFFRETFSIFMLSSLIDSGFRKPQSYAGNSYIDFYLIELLSQNEPEGDGHLGIYIDRWIRSIPSCLALKNRGAIISATIKKLAFNWTSEALMPITNLASGSASEILDIYLNNESPNVHVTCIDMNHRYLSSAANLARKLGFIDFLTFIQDNILLLSQGYHQIDIPPQQMIYSVSISNYLQDSELVNILNWIYQHLLPGGTVVLGNFHAANPDRVLLEHLLEWHLVYRTAKELENLFAQSKFNSLPLEIHSDDYGVELFIVCTKGWDT, encoded by the coding sequence ATGGATAGCAAATTAAAATTTCTTACAGATGATGATTATCAGCTATTACTAGAAAAAGCTCAAATCACTACTTATCAAAAAAACACTAACATCTTGGAAGAAGGACATCTTTCTACCGCCATATATATTCTTCGTAAAGGAAGCGCGAGAGTAGAACATTCTTCTTTAGGCAAAGGAGTCGCCATCTCTTTTTTATTTCCTGGAGATATTTTTGGCGAAATGTCTTTCATTGAAGATACTCCTACCAGTGCCACAATTATTGCAGAAGAAGAAGTTGAAGTATTTGTGCTTGAAAATACTACTCTTTATTCTTTACTCGTTTCTATTCCTGGTTTATCGGCTCGTTTTTATCAATCTCTGGCGAACAATTTATCTCATCGTTTGCGAGAAACTTCTTTACTAGTTTCATCTCTTCTGAACAAATTTAACTTTGAAATCGAATCTCAGACTAAAAGAACTGGTTATCCAGGACAAAATAATATTCCAGCAGAATTAATTAGCGAAATAGAATTATTCAAAGATAATTTAGTAGAAATTGAACAATCTTTACGCGCCAAAAAAATAAATTTGGAAGAAGCACAACACTCAATTTCTCATGGTTGTAATCTAATTTTTAGCTCTTTAAGAGAATATATTATTCAAAATCAAGAAATAGAACAAGCGATCGGTACTTATTTTTTTCGAGAAACTTTTTCGATTTTTATGCTTAGTAGTTTAATTGATTCTGGATTTCGTAAACCTCAAAGTTACGCTGGTAATTCTTATATTGATTTTTATTTGATTGAGCTATTATCTCAGAATGAACCAGAAGGAGATGGACATCTAGGAATTTACATAGACCGATGGATTCGTTCGATTCCTTCCTGCCTCGCTTTAAAAAATAGAGGTGCAATTATTTCAGCAACTATTAAAAAACTAGCTTTCAATTGGACTTCTGAAGCTTTGATGCCAATTACCAACCTTGCTAGTGGCTCTGCTAGTGAAATCTTAGATATCTATCTAAACAACGAATCGCCCAATGTCCATGTTACTTGCATCGATATGAATCATCGGTATTTATCATCTGCTGCTAATTTGGCACGAAAACTAGGATTTATTGATTTTCTAACCTTCATTCAAGATAACATTCTTTTATTATCTCAAGGCTATCATCAAATTGATATTCCACCTCAGCAAATGATTTATAGCGTTAGTATCAGTAACTATCTTCAAGATTCGGAACTAGTTAATATTCTTAACTGGATTTATCAACATCTTCTCCCTGGTGGTACTGTAGTGTTAGGTAATTTTCATGCTGCTAATCCCGATCGTGTGTTGTTAGAACATCTTCTTGAATGGCATTTAGTATATCGAACTGCTAAAGAACTAGAAAACTTATTTGCTCAATCTAAGTTCAATTCTTTACCATTAGAAATACATTCTGATGATTATGGAGTTGAATTGTTTATAGTTTGTACCAAAGGTTGGGATACCTAA
- the glyQ gene encoding glycine--tRNA ligase subunit alpha, which yields MVLNFQQIVAKLNQFWSDRGCSIVQPYDTEKGAGTKNPHTFLRALGPEPWSVAYIEPCRRPTDGRYGENPNRVQHYYQYQVLIKPSPNNIQEVYLDSLRALGIHPEDHDIRFVEDNWEDAAVGAWGAGWEIWLDGMEITQFTYFQQCGGIDCRPVSIEITYGLERLAMYLQNVDAIMKIEWNEQLSYGDIFLQGEIEQCTYNFEASNPELLLNLFSLYEQEAKQLIERELVIPSLDYVLKCSHTFNLLDARGVIAVTERTRYIGKIRNLARQVAHLYLQQRESLGFPLQKV from the coding sequence ATGGTTTTAAATTTTCAACAGATAGTAGCTAAGTTAAATCAATTTTGGAGCGATCGCGGTTGTTCGATTGTTCAACCATACGACACAGAAAAAGGAGCAGGAACAAAAAATCCTCATACTTTCTTGAGAGCTTTGGGACCAGAGCCTTGGTCTGTAGCTTATATTGAACCTTGTCGAAGACCAACTGACGGTAGATATGGAGAAAACCCTAACCGAGTTCAACATTATTATCAATATCAAGTTTTAATCAAGCCTTCGCCAAATAACATCCAAGAAGTATATTTAGATTCTTTGAGAGCTTTAGGAATTCATCCTGAAGACCACGATATTAGATTTGTAGAGGATAATTGGGAAGATGCAGCAGTAGGAGCTTGGGGTGCTGGATGGGAAATTTGGTTGGATGGAATGGAAATTACTCAGTTTACTTATTTTCAACAATGTGGAGGAATAGATTGTCGTCCTGTCTCAATTGAAATTACTTATGGCTTAGAAAGATTAGCTATGTATTTACAAAATGTAGATGCCATTATGAAAATTGAATGGAATGAGCAACTTAGTTACGGAGATATTTTTTTACAGGGCGAAATTGAACAGTGTACTTATAATTTTGAAGCGTCTAATCCGGAATTATTGTTGAATTTATTTTCTCTTTACGAACAGGAAGCTAAACAATTAATTGAACGAGAGTTAGTAATACCCAGTCTAGATTATGTTTTAAAATGTTCTCATACTTTCAATTTATTAGATGCTAGAGGAGTAATCGCTGTAACAGAAAGAACTCGTTACATAGGCAAAATTCGTAATTTAGCCAGACAAGTTGCTCATTTATATTTACAACAAAGAGAAAGCTTGGGTTTTCCGCTACAAAAGGTTTAG
- a CDS encoding response regulator transcription factor → MLSLDKTQTSSEPELTQKNRILLIEDEELIRDMVVIALEEEGYQVKTAADGRTALNFLQNDEKNHTNEFLPDLIVLDLMLPEINGLDICRLLRYQGNITPILVISAKASETDRVLGLEVGADDYLTKPFSMRELVARCRALLRRHRYNVQTSTPVQKYREINLFLQECRVIVRGEEVNLSPKEFRLLELFMSYPRRVWSREQLIEQIWGPDFLGDTKTVDVHIRWLREKLEKDPSQPEYLITVRGFGYRFG, encoded by the coding sequence ATGCTATCCTTGGACAAAACCCAAACTTCTTCTGAACCCGAATTAACTCAAAAAAACCGTATTCTTCTTATTGAAGATGAAGAGCTAATTCGCGATATGGTTGTTATAGCTTTAGAAGAAGAAGGTTATCAAGTAAAAACTGCTGCTGACGGACGAACGGCTTTAAACTTTCTGCAAAATGACGAAAAAAATCATACTAATGAATTTTTACCAGACCTCATTGTCTTGGACTTAATGTTGCCAGAGATTAATGGACTAGATATCTGTCGTCTTCTGCGTTATCAAGGAAACATTACACCTATTTTAGTTATTAGTGCTAAAGCTAGTGAAACAGACCGAGTTTTGGGTTTAGAAGTAGGAGCAGATGACTACTTAACTAAACCCTTTAGCATGAGAGAATTAGTAGCTCGTTGTCGCGCTCTTCTGCGTCGTCATCGTTACAATGTACAAACTTCTACACCAGTACAAAAATATCGAGAGATCAATTTATTTCTTCAAGAATGTCGTGTAATTGTTAGAGGGGAAGAAGTAAATCTTTCTCCCAAAGAGTTTCGTTTATTAGAATTATTTATGAGTTATCCTCGACGAGTTTGGTCGCGAGAACAATTGATTGAACAAATTTGGGGCCCTGATTTTTTAGGAGATACAAAAACAGTTGATGTTCATATTCGTTGGTTAAGAGAAAAATTGGAAAAAGACCCTAGTCAACCAGAATATTTAATTACTGTTAGAGGTTTTGGTTATCGTTTTGGCTAA
- a CDS encoding sensor histidine kinase codes for MAALEFLLGLIIGITFFAWKQSHFKHQLQQILSTYSSRADWVNSLPPISLIKRELIYLNQQKRQLEVEKEVWQELIEQAPFGYLRVDGENQLLWCNQQARELLQIDRWQVGQVRLLLELVRSYELDQLIETTRQSQQPQVQEWVYYFTQHAANVTHNDRIKESLGSTSSSSLAKGVKSIALGGHSFPLPAGEVGIFILNRQPLIELSQQSDRAFSDLTHELRTPLTSISLVAENLLKRLQNPELRWVEQMLKETNRLINLVEEWLELSRLRAEPSQILNYEKIELRGLLFSVWHTLEPLANRKEISFNYSGEAEVWLQGDKGRLIQVFLNLFDNAIKHTPIQGQITIEIETQLIDTSLSSSQIKIDIIDSGTGFEIADLPHVFKRLYRGDKSRTRQSLSSEQGSGLGLAIVQEIVDAHQGSIIAQNHPQTGGGWLQICLPLSASEKKIGNSVTSNTLPH; via the coding sequence ATGGCTGCTTTAGAATTTCTGCTAGGTTTAATAATAGGTATTACCTTCTTTGCTTGGAAACAATCTCATTTTAAGCATCAATTGCAACAAATTCTTAGTACCTATTCTTCTAGGGCTGATTGGGTGAATTCTTTACCACCTATTTCTCTAATTAAAAGAGAATTAATTTATCTTAATCAACAAAAAAGACAATTAGAAGTAGAAAAAGAAGTTTGGCAAGAGCTAATTGAACAAGCACCCTTTGGTTATCTAAGAGTAGATGGAGAAAATCAATTATTGTGGTGCAACCAACAAGCAAGAGAATTATTACAAATTGATCGCTGGCAAGTTGGACAAGTTCGGCTGCTGTTAGAATTAGTTCGTTCCTATGAACTAGACCAGTTAATTGAAACAACTCGTCAATCGCAACAACCTCAAGTTCAAGAATGGGTTTATTATTTTACCCAACACGCAGCGAATGTAACACATAATGACCGAATCAAAGAATCTCTAGGGTCAACTTCATCTTCATCTCTTGCCAAAGGAGTAAAATCGATTGCTTTAGGTGGACATAGTTTTCCTCTTCCAGCAGGAGAAGTAGGAATATTTATTTTAAATAGACAACCTTTAATTGAATTATCACAGCAAAGCGATCGCGCTTTTTCTGATCTTACCCATGAATTACGTACTCCTCTTACATCAATTAGTTTAGTAGCAGAAAATTTGCTTAAACGATTACAAAATCCTGAACTTCGTTGGGTAGAACAGATGCTAAAGGAAACAAATCGTCTGATTAATTTGGTAGAAGAATGGTTAGAACTAAGTAGATTAAGAGCAGAGCCCAGTCAAATTTTAAATTATGAAAAAATTGAACTACGAGGACTATTATTTTCTGTCTGGCATACTCTTGAACCATTAGCTAATCGCAAAGAAATTAGTTTTAACTATTCTGGAGAAGCTGAAGTTTGGCTACAAGGAGATAAAGGTCGTTTAATTCAAGTATTTCTTAATTTATTCGACAATGCCATTAAACATACTCCAATTCAAGGACAAATCACCATTGAAATTGAAACACAATTAATCGATACTTCCTTATCGTCTTCTCAAATTAAAATCGATATAATTGATTCAGGAACAGGATTTGAAATTGCCGATCTTCCTCATGTTTTTAAACGACTTTATCGTGGAGATAAATCTCGAACGAGACAATCTCTTTCTTCTGAGCAAGGGAGTGGATTAGGATTAGCAATTGTTCAGGAAATAGTTGATGCTCATCAAGGTTCAATTATTGCTCAAAATCATCCTCAAACTGGTGGTGGTTGGTTACAAATCTGTTTACCTTTGTCTGCTTCAGAAAAAAAAATTGGCAATTCGGTTACAAGCAATACACTTCCTCATTAA
- the phoU gene encoding phosphate signaling complex protein PhoU, protein MTLSSQAHHPERTNFDRSIRRVQQDVMRMGTLVEESFRLSHQSLFEKNLEAAKKIIFLDQRIDQYYRQIELDCSTLMTLEAPVAQDLRLLSAFMQLVRDLERIGDYAQDISEMAIKLVKYPPHTCLKEVEAMSDHAQLMLATSLVALADLDQTAGARVKELDDVVDEAYEHLYETLAYSRDVKGLVEPILLLGLIIRHLERMADHATNIAQRVSYIVTGQRK, encoded by the coding sequence GTGACTTTATCCTCTCAAGCTCATCATCCGGAACGAACTAATTTTGATCGCTCAATTAGAAGAGTGCAACAAGATGTTATGCGTATGGGTACTCTCGTAGAGGAGTCGTTTCGCCTAAGTCATCAATCTTTATTTGAGAAAAATTTAGAAGCAGCCAAAAAAATTATCTTTTTAGATCAAAGAATCGACCAATATTATCGTCAAATTGAATTAGATTGTTCGACTCTAATGACTTTAGAAGCACCTGTAGCTCAAGATTTAAGGCTTTTAAGCGCATTTATGCAATTGGTAAGAGATTTAGAGCGTATTGGTGATTATGCTCAAGATATTTCTGAAATGGCAATTAAATTAGTTAAATATCCTCCTCATACTTGTCTTAAAGAAGTTGAAGCGATGTCCGATCATGCTCAGTTGATGTTAGCTACTAGTTTAGTGGCTTTAGCAGACTTGGATCAGACAGCAGGCGCAAGAGTGAAAGAATTAGATGATGTTGTTGATGAGGCATATGAACATCTCTATGAAACTTTAGCCTACTCAAGAGATGTTAAAGGTCTAGTTGAACCAATTTTATTGTTAGGGTTAATTATCCGTCATTTGGAAAGAATGGCAGATCACGCTACCAACATTGCTCAAAGAGTTTCTTACATCGTTACTGGACAAAGAAAATAG
- a CDS encoding iron uptake porin produces the protein MNKLFWNLLKVTPALIGASLFTANSTLAQTVNGTPDSVGNTLEQIDRYNEQNSNQPMSQVTNVNQLRDVSPTDWAYEALRSLVDRYGCIAGYPNQTYRGNQALSRYEFAAGLNSCLNQIERLIASSESVLREDLDTINRLTQEFEAELATLGGRVDDLESRTAFLEDNQFSTTTKLKGEAIFAVVDTFGEGDESQVTLSDRVRLNFDTSFTGKDRLRTRLQAGNVPGLDDVTGTDMARLGFDANNGNDIEIDELYYTSGFGENINFYVGAAGLDFDDVFDVTNPSLESSGTGALSRFSRYNPLVFRSTQGAGAGATVGLGEALEITAAYLVDGGGSDPSEGEGIFNGSYSAAAQVKFSPIERLDIAATYVRNFQTGDSIDLSGSTGSDNAQDPFGNGAAVAANKFGLGATFQLGEKFNLAGFGGYATAEELGSNNEADLWTWGANIALLDFGKEGAELVVGGGMPPKVSDGEGITEDPDTSYLIEALYKFPLNDNVLITPGAYVILNPDHNDANETTWVGVLRTTFQF, from the coding sequence ATGAATAAACTTTTCTGGAATTTACTTAAAGTAACTCCGGCTCTAATCGGTGCTTCTTTATTTACTGCCAACAGTACTTTAGCGCAAACAGTTAATGGTACTCCTGATTCAGTAGGAAATACTTTAGAGCAAATTGATCGCTACAATGAGCAAAATAGCAATCAACCCATGTCTCAGGTAACTAACGTTAATCAGTTGCGAGACGTGTCTCCCACAGACTGGGCTTATGAAGCGTTACGCAGCTTAGTAGATCGTTATGGTTGTATTGCAGGTTACCCTAATCAAACTTATCGCGGTAATCAGGCTTTATCTCGTTACGAATTTGCAGCAGGTTTAAACTCTTGCTTAAACCAAATTGAACGTTTAATAGCTTCTTCTGAATCCGTCTTAAGAGAGGATTTAGATACTATTAACCGACTCACTCAAGAGTTTGAAGCAGAACTTGCTACTTTAGGTGGTCGAGTTGACGATCTTGAAAGTCGCACTGCTTTCTTAGAAGATAATCAATTTTCTACTACTACCAAGTTAAAAGGGGAAGCAATTTTTGCAGTAGTAGATACCTTTGGTGAAGGTGATGAATCTCAAGTAACTTTAAGCGATCGCGTACGCTTAAACTTCGATACTAGCTTCACTGGTAAAGATCGTTTACGCACACGTTTACAAGCTGGTAATGTTCCCGGACTTGATGATGTAACTGGAACTGATATGGCTCGTTTAGGCTTTGACGCTAACAACGGCAATGATATCGAAATTGACGAGTTATATTACACTTCTGGTTTTGGGGAAAATATCAATTTTTACGTCGGTGCAGCAGGACTTGACTTCGACGATGTGTTTGATGTGACCAACCCATCCTTAGAAAGTAGTGGTACTGGTGCTTTATCGCGCTTTAGTCGCTATAATCCCCTTGTTTTCCGTAGTACACAGGGTGCTGGTGCTGGCGCGACAGTTGGTTTGGGAGAAGCATTAGAAATAACTGCTGCGTACTTAGTTGATGGTGGTGGTTCTGATCCATCAGAAGGCGAAGGTATATTCAATGGTTCTTACAGTGCAGCTGCACAAGTCAAATTTTCTCCGATAGAGAGATTGGATATTGCTGCCACTTACGTTCGTAATTTCCAAACTGGAGATAGCATTGACTTGAGTGGTAGTACTGGTAGCGACAACGCTCAAGACCCCTTTGGTAATGGTGCTGCGGTTGCTGCGAACAAATTTGGTTTAGGTGCGACTTTCCAGCTTGGTGAAAAATTTAATCTTGCTGGTTTCGGTGGTTATGCTACTGCTGAAGAACTAGGCAGTAATAATGAAGCAGATCTCTGGACTTGGGGTGCTAATATTGCTCTCCTTGACTTCGGAAAGGAAGGTGCTGAATTAGTAGTTGGTGGTGGTATGCCTCCTAAAGTATCTGATGGTGAAGGGATCACCGAAGACCCAGATACTTCTTATTTGATCGAAGCACTTTACAAATTCCCTCTCAACGACAACGTTTTAATTACTCCTGGTGCTTATGTGATCCTCAACCCAGATCATAATGATGCTAATGAAACAACTTGGGTTGGAGTGCTTCGTACTACTTTCCAATTCTAA
- the pstS gene encoding phosphate ABC transporter substrate-binding protein PstS, giving the protein MVTLKFSQRQIWLSPLLALTLSLTACGGSQTTAPSGEQSQTPATGGGQSVSLTGAGASFPAPLYQRWFSEYNKQNPNVQISYQSVGSGAGVEQFTQGTVDFGASDVAMTDEEIAQVERGVVLLPMTAGSIVLGYNLPDVQGLKLSRQLYTDILLGKITKWNDPAIAQINPDLQLPDQNITVVYRSDGSGTTGVFTKHLSEISPEWKEKVGEGKTVSWPTGIGAKGNEGVTAQILQTEGSIGYIEYGYAEQQDIPVASLENKSGNYIEPTPESAAKTLEAVTLPENLRAFIADPDGADSYPIVSYTWIMAYQQYDANKGQAFKDVINWALTEGQNYSEELGYVPLPEPVVQKVEAALETIKVQ; this is encoded by the coding sequence ATGGTTACCTTAAAATTTTCTCAAAGACAAATATGGTTAAGTCCTTTACTTGCTCTTACTCTTAGTCTGACTGCTTGTGGTGGTTCTCAAACGACTGCACCTTCTGGTGAACAAAGTCAAACACCAGCTACAGGAGGTGGTCAATCAGTATCTTTAACAGGTGCAGGAGCAAGTTTTCCTGCTCCGCTTTATCAAAGATGGTTTTCTGAATACAATAAACAAAATCCTAACGTACAAATTAGCTATCAGTCTGTAGGTAGTGGTGCTGGAGTTGAGCAGTTTACTCAAGGAACTGTAGACTTTGGTGCTAGTGATGTGGCGATGACAGACGAAGAAATTGCTCAGGTAGAACGAGGAGTTGTTTTACTTCCTATGACTGCTGGTAGTATTGTTTTGGGTTATAATCTTCCAGATGTTCAGGGATTAAAACTATCTCGCCAATTATATACAGATATTTTATTGGGTAAAATTACTAAATGGAATGATCCTGCGATCGCGCAAATCAATCCAGATTTGCAATTACCCGATCAAAACATTACTGTAGTTTATCGTTCTGATGGTAGTGGTACAACAGGAGTATTTACTAAACATCTCAGCGAAATTAGTCCTGAATGGAAAGAAAAAGTAGGGGAGGGTAAAACTGTTTCTTGGCCTACAGGAATTGGTGCGAAAGGAAACGAAGGGGTTACGGCTCAAATTCTACAAACAGAAGGTTCAATTGGCTATATTGAGTATGGTTATGCGGAACAGCAAGACATTCCTGTTGCTTCTCTAGAAAATAAATCTGGAAATTATATTGAACCTACGCCTGAGTCTGCTGCTAAAACTTTAGAAGCAGTAACTTTACCAGAAAATCTTCGGGCTTTTATTGCAGATCCAGATGGAGCAGATTCATATCCGATTGTTTCTTATACTTGGATTATGGCTTATCAACAATATGATGCCAATAAAGGCCAGGCTTTTAAAGATGTAATTAATTGGGCTTTAACTGAAGGGCAAAATTATTCTGAAGAATTGGGTTATGTGCCTTTGCCTGAACCCGTAGTGCAAAAAGTAGAAGCTGCACTAGAAACTATTAAAGTTCAATAA
- a CDS encoding LabA-like NYN domain-containing protein, whose product MDCPNNCLRDRLSIFVDGNNMFYAQQKNGWFFDPRKVLDFFTKDPTVVLVNAFWYTGLKDAQDQRGFRDALISLGYTVRTKILKEYYDDVSGRYSQKANLDIEIVVDMFNTVEQYDRVILFSGDGDFERAIELLRSKNTHITVVSTEGMIARELRNATDRYIDLNDIRPYIEKSDY is encoded by the coding sequence ATGGATTGTCCTAATAATTGTTTGAGAGACCGTCTCTCTATTTTTGTAGACGGCAATAATATGTTTTATGCACAACAAAAAAATGGTTGGTTTTTTGATCCAAGAAAAGTTTTAGATTTTTTTACTAAAGATCCAACGGTAGTTTTAGTTAATGCTTTTTGGTATACAGGATTAAAAGATGCCCAAGATCAAAGAGGATTTAGAGATGCTTTGATTAGTTTGGGATATACAGTACGTACTAAAATTCTTAAAGAATATTATGATGATGTCTCTGGTCGTTATTCTCAAAAAGCTAATTTAGATATAGAAATTGTTGTAGATATGTTTAATACAGTTGAGCAATATGACCGAGTAATTTTATTTAGTGGAGATGGAGATTTTGAACGAGCAATTGAATTATTAAGATCAAAAAATACTCATATAACTGTTGTTTCTACGGAGGGAATGATCGCCAGAGAATTAAGAAATGCTACAGATAGATATATAGATTTAAACGATATTCGACCTTATATTGAAAAAAGTGATTATTGA